A single genomic interval of Pochonia chlamydosporia 170 chromosome 7, whole genome shotgun sequence harbors:
- a CDS encoding COP9 signalosome subunit 1 (similar to Cordyceps militaris CM01 XP_006666819.1) — MAASDAVLSFMTKQSNLGGVVVNGIQSSPPHHSARLSIHSFMIKMANSKSFVPELPKLDLDLYLQNYVGRTRFDRLFLIGQSSAPLCVEALKAAVNEAKTGNDVNRYRDAWDAVRNVAPNDPEAQRDDAWIEQTEMANKAETARLEGELKGYRNNLIKESIRMGNEDLGKHFESIGKLSEATDAYTRMRQDVSTTKHIIDCGMHLANVSLHRRDYAMVLNNIGKITSVQNGDDEKSLQAYTRIASGIALLGLERFEDAAKQFLRTDFTVSPTEYNHIASPNDVAVYGGLLALATMDRKELQQNVLENQTFRTFLEHEPHIRKAISLFVNSRYSSCLSILEGSRADYLLDIYLQNHVPAIYSKIRTKCIVQYFVPFSCVTLECLDAAFAQPGTSIGSELVEMIRQNALKARIDAKNKLLVAVRPDARAVMQKEALQVAQSYEREAKERLRRISLAATGLDVVGGKKATPGLPSGSGLDEAWYDDSRQPPFQGTGLEMEG; from the exons ATGGCAGCTTCGGACGCGGTTCTCAGCTTCATGACCAAGCAGAGCAACTTGGGAGGCGTTGTAGTCAATGGTATTCAGAGCTCCCCTCCCCACCACTCCGCTCGTTTGAGCATCCATTCTTTCATGATCAAAATGGCTAACAGCAAATCTTTTGTACCAGAATTACCGAAGCTCGATCTCGACCTCTATCTCCAAAATTATGTCG GCCGTACTCGATTCGATCGCCTGTTTTTAATCGGACAAAGCTCTGCACCACTTTGTGTTGAAGCTCTGAAAGCTGCCGTTAATGAAGCCAAAACAGGGAACGATGTCAACCGTTACCGGGATGCCTGGGATGCTGTTCGGAATGTTGCCCCAAATGACCCCGAAGCGCAAAGAGACGATGCATGGATAGAGCAGACCGAGATGGCAAACAAGGCCGAGACGGCGAGGCTGGAGGGCGAACTAAAAGGATACAGAAATAATCTCATTAAAGAGAGCATTCGG ATGGGTAACGAGGACCTCGGCAAACACTTTGAAAGCATTGGAAAGCTGTCTGAAGCCACCGACGCCTATACAAGGATGCGACAAGATGtcagcaccaccaagcatATCATCGACTGTGGCATGCATCTTGCCAACGTGTCGCTCCACCGTCGGGACTACGCCATGGTCTTGAACAACATTGGCAAGATCACATCCGTGCAAAACGGTGACGACGAAAAGTCACTTCAAGCATATACCAGGATCGCCTCTGGGATCGCCTTGTTAGGGCTGGAGCGTTTCGAGGACGCAGCAAAGCAGTTTCTGAGAACCGATTTCACCGTGTCCCCAACCGAATATAATCACATCGCCAGTCCAAATGATGTCGCCGTTTATGGTGGTCTCCTAGCCCTAGCCACCATGGATCGGAAGGAACTTCAACAAAATGTCTTGGAGAATCAGACGTTCCGCACATTTCTCGAACACGAGCCACATATTCGAAAGGCGATCAGCCTGTTCGTCAATAGTCGATACTCGAGCTGTCTCTCCATATTAGAAGGTTCCCGAGCAGATTATCTGCTCGACATTTACCTCCAGAACCACGTCCCTGCCATCTACTCCAAAATACGTACCAAATGTATTGTCCAATACTTTGTCCCCTTCTCTTGCGTTACCTTGGAATGTCTCGACGCAGCCTTTGCTCAGCCAGGAACATCTATTGGTTCCGAACTGGTAGAAATGATACGCCAAAATGCATTGAAAGCACGAATCGATGCAAAGAATAAG CTTCTAGTTGCCGTCCGCCCTGATGCCCGAGCTGTCATGCAAAAGGAAGCCCTTCAAGTTGCCCAGAGCTACGAGCGGGAAGCTAAGGAACGATTGCGTCGCATCAGCCTTGCTGCTACTGGACtggatgtggttggtggGAAGAAAGCGACCCCTGGCCTTCCCAGCGGATCGGGTTTGGACGAGGCATGGTATGATGACAGCAGACAACCACCTTTTCAGGGGACTGGGCTGGAAATGGAAGGCTGA